Part of the Mesotoga infera genome, ATGCAACTATCCTAGAGGTGAGTTATGGAAAGAGACATACATAAGATGCTTGGGGAGGAGAAGATAGGAAGGCTTCTTCTCAGTCTCTCTTTGCCTGCGACTATCGGCATGCTCGTTCAGGCAATGTACAACTTCGTCGACACAATTTTCGTCGGAAGAGGCGTCGGGTCGATGGGCATAGCGGGCATATCTATTTCCTTCCCTGTTCAAATATTCGTTATGGCATTTGCTCAGATGTTCGGAATCGGCGGCGCTTCAGTTATATCCAGGGCGCTGGGTGAAAAGAATCACGAAAAGGCAAGGCGCGCCGCTGGAAACGTAATGGCTTTCTCGATCGCCTTCGGATTGGCGATGACTCTGCTGGGATACTTTTTTATAGATCAGTTGCTCATAATGCTCGGAGCGAGTGAAACCATCATTCCGTATGCGAGAGAATACCTGGGCATAATACTTCTCGGAAGCGCTTTCTTTTCTTTTGGAATGGCTATGAGCCATGTTATTAGGGCAGAAGGAAAACCAAAGATAGCAATGGCTGCAATGTTGATCTCTGCTGTTCTTAACATAGTTCTTGATCTCATTTTCATTTTCACTCTCAACATGGGCATAAGAGGCGCGGCGCTGGCAACCGTTTTGTCTCAGGCGATTACCTCGGTCTATATTCTCTTTTATTTCACCAGCGGAAAGAGTCTGTTGAGAGTCTCTCTGGCTTCTTTGCTTCCAGAGTGG contains:
- a CDS encoding MATE family efflux transporter, producing MERDIHKMLGEEKIGRLLLSLSLPATIGMLVQAMYNFVDTIFVGRGVGSMGIAGISISFPVQIFVMAFAQMFGIGGASVISRALGEKNHEKARRAAGNVMAFSIAFGLAMTLLGYFFIDQLLIMLGASETIIPYAREYLGIILLGSAFFSFGMAMSHVIRAEGKPKIAMAAMLISAVLNIVLDLIFIFTLNMGIRGAALATVLSQAITSVYILFYFTSGKSLLRVSLASLLPEWRILKETVSVGLSAFSRQVAGSLLAVVLNNSLVFYGGDIAVAVFGVINRLLMVFIMPMFGVNQGFLPIVGYNYGAKKMRRARESVKLASAVTTLIALFSTIIMFFFARQLISIFTDEIELIEPTIFALRIVVLAIPTIGIQVIASGMFQALGKAIPALFLSLLRQIIILIPLILVIPRFLGINGIWMSFPLADLIAFAISLVFYLRELKIFRSSELSVEAGTTDVA